The genomic region CGGAGTATGCTTCCGGCACTTTCGACAGAACTTGCTCAACTCCACGCGGTCCGTGTGCTTGCGCTTGTTCTTGGTCGTGATGTAGTTGCGATCCTTGCATTCGCCGCACTGTAGCGTGATTCCTTCTCGCATGGGATTTCCGTGTCTGAAGCGATCCGCTTCTCAAAAGTGGGGCAGACGTCCCGTCTGCCGCTCTGATCACTAAAATTCTGTGTCTTCCTAATCCCTTGTCTGTGGCGGCACGGGCCGACGGGACGTCCGCCCCACCGCCGCACTCGTTGTTATTGCAGGATCTCCGTCACCGAGCCGGCGCCCACCGTGTGCCCGCCCTCGCGGAT from Terriglobia bacterium harbors:
- the rpmG gene encoding 50S ribosomal protein L33: MREGITLQCGECKDRNYITTKNKRKHTDRVELSKFCRKCRKHTPHKEVK